A single Phragmites australis chromosome 4, lpPhrAust1.1, whole genome shotgun sequence DNA region contains:
- the LOC133916307 gene encoding uncharacterized protein LOC133916307, which translates to MKKGSMQLNLLVMPLVYQVNWKGIYYRPICLLLKLQTQTLSLKILFGGIHPVTGWVRTKLMVTQAGLPKDSFLNVCLNMGMCGTKSGMMLQHCLSPNRSFCLIPFRKERRNSQLRKRWGCMRERDAVSNLFPPPTANQSWREVLSMRNLLNGHEPMQREIIFSVQERISNGHYSSPTPLCTDDEQIQTHRMYISGTSNDIWAALSDILGLTFTYV; encoded by the exons ATGAAGAAAGGCTCCATGCAGCTGAATCTTTTGGTAATGCCATT GGTCTATCAGGTCAATTGGAAAGGGATATATTATCGTCCG ATATGTCTGCTTTTAAAGCTGCAAACCCAGACGCTGTCTTTGAAGATTTTATTCGGTGGCATTCACCCGGTGACTGGGTGGGTGAGGACAAAGCTGATGGTAACTCAGGCTGGCCTCCCAAAGGATAGCTTTCTCAACGTATGTCTGAACATGGGAATGTGTGGCACAAAATCTGGAATGATGCTCCAGCATTGCCTGTCTCCGAACAGAAGTTTCTGCTTGATCCCGTTCAGGAAGGAGAGAAG GAATTCACAACTAAGGAAAAGGTGGGGatgcatgagagagagagatgctgTATCAAACCTGTTTCCTCCCCCTACTGCTAATCAgtcatggagggaagttttgAGCATGAGAAATCTTTTGAACGGCCATGAACCCATGCAAAGGGAAATCATATTCTCGGTCCAGGAGAGAATAAGCAATGGTCACTATTCGAGCCCAACCCCATTATGTACAGATGATGAACAAATCCAGACACATAGGATGTATATATCTGGGACATCTAATGATATTTGGGCTGCATTGTCTGACATCCTGGGATTGACCTTCACATATGTATAG
- the LOC133916309 gene encoding NADH dehydrogenase [ubiquinone] 1 alpha subcomplex subunit 8-B-like — MSASSTPVDASGEPIPTSSVLMAASKHIAVRCRPENVAFLNCKKKDPNPEKCLEKGRQVTRCVLSLLKELHQKCPKEMDAYAGCMYYYTNEFDFCRKEQQAFEEACSVSE; from the exons ATGTCGGCAAGCAGCACGCCGGTGGACGCCTCGGGGGAGCCGATACCGACGTCGTCGGTGCTGATGGCGGCGTCCAAGCACATCGCAGTCCGGTGCCGCCCAGAGAACGTCGCCTTCCTCAACTGCAAGAAGAAGGACCCCAACCCGGAGAAGTGCCTCGAGAAGGGCCGCCAGGTCACGCGCTGCGTCCTCAGCCT GTTGAAAGAACTTCACCAAAAGTGCCCCAAGGAGATGGATGCCTATGCCGGTTGCATGTATTACTACACCAACGAATTTGATTTCTGTCGTAAGGAGCAGCAAGCTTTTGAGGAAGCCTGCTCCGTATCTGAGTAG
- the LOC133916308 gene encoding serine/threonine-protein kinase STY46-like, producing the protein MAAALECWSGRPSTDEEMVEQVLMKPHSRSDDSLPTCADSACAGQPTSVPAAPKKWQRLGRNFASAIAAFKNTLNLDGGGLPRDPSPRAEKPPPLLLRGLAQLYSRGAVNQQLPEKLVADLRRHFDALPNSYAQAGFDMKDVLLHARLVEQATGEDQPAVNIEEVHGRGGGDEGTAFQLTFACIAPLSWQSMSGSLDSPVLCCKKIQIFEKRGLTLGVVMILVQSGNEALFKNRVESALKSAVKKQRKNSGGVKLPFGLCGCQEEGSRNFDEESMFDPDDGQVLESEPTRRPQLPTPLPQSSVFVSVDEWQTIRSGGEELGRWMLRSEEIEFIDWVGANSFKGVYRGKKVWVNKLRGCDMGSAYDVEIRQDLLQLMSCGQRNILQFHGICFNESHGLCVVTRMMEGGSVHDIIMQRNKRLSLRDTVRIALDIADGLAFMNSYGIAYRDLNARKILLDRQGNACLGDMGIVTPCNNVGEVTEYETSGYRWLAPEIIAGDPETVAETWMSNIYSYGMVLWEMVTGEEAYSTYSPVQAAVGIAACGLRPEIPRDCPHFLRSLMNRCWENSPLKRPQFSEIISILQRQNVR; encoded by the exons atggcggcggcgctggagTGCTGGTCGGGGCGGCCGAGTACCGACGAGGAGATGGTGGAGCAGGTTCTCATGAAGCCCCACAGTCGCTCAGACGACTCCCTCCCGACCTGCGCCGACTCTGCCTGCGCCGGCCAGCCGACTTCGGTGCCGGCAGCGCCCAAGAAGTGGCAGCGGCTGGGTCGCAACTTCGCCAGCGCCATCGCGGCGTTCAAGAACACGCTGAACCTGGATGGCGGCGGCCTTCCCCGCGACCCCTCGCCGCGCGCAGAGAAGCCGCCACCTCTCCTCCTCCGAGGCCTCGCGCAGCTCTACTCCCGCGGCGCCGTCAACCAGCAGCTGCCGGAGAAGCTCGTTGCCGACCTCCGCCGCCACTTCGACGCTCTCCCCAACAG CTATGCACAGGCAGGATTTGACATGAAAGATGTCCTCTTGCATGCCCGCCTTGTAGAGCAGGCGACAGGCGAGGATCAGCCTGCAGTGAACATTGAGGAAGTTCATGGCAGAGGAGGTGGTGATGAAGGCACTGCTTTTCAGCTCACTTTTGCTTGCATTGCCCCGCTTTCATGGCAGTCAATGTCAGGCTCACTTGATAGCCCTGTGCTCTGCTGCAAGAAGATCCAGATCTTTGAGAAGAGAGGATTGACACTTGGCGTTGTCATGATACTTGTGCAGTCCGGGAATGAGGCGCTCTTCAAGAACCGGGTTGAGTCTGCACTGAAATCTGCCGTAAAGAAGCAGAGGAAGAACAGTGGCGGTGTGAAGCTACCATTTGGGCTTTGTggttgtcaagaagaaggatcaaggaACTTTGATGAGGAGTCTATGTTTGATCCAGATGATGGTCAGGTACTTGAGAGTGAGCCAACTCGCAGACCACAGCTTCCCACTCCCCTACCACAATCATCAGTCTTTGTCTCAGTAGATGAATGGCAGACCATTCGATCTGGTGGCGAGGAGCTTGGCCGCTGGATGCTGCGTTCTGAGGAGATTGAGTTCATCGATTGGGTTGGTGCAAATTCATTCAAGGGGGTATATAGAGGAAAGAAGGTTTGGGTCAACAAATTGAGGGGCTGTGACATGGGAAGTGCTTACGATGTCGAGATCCGTCAGGACTTGCTGCAGTTGATGAGCTGTGGCCAGAGGAACATCCTCCAATTCCATGGCATTTGCTTTAATGAAAGCCATGGGCTCTGCGTAGTGACTAGGATGATGGAAGGGGGATCGGTTCATGATATTATTATGCAGAGAAACAAAAGACTGTCACTCCGAGACACTGTTAGGATTGCTCTTGATATCGCTGATGGTTTGGCCTTTATGAACAGCTATGGCATTGCGTACCGTGATCTCAATGCTCGAAAGATCCTTCTGGACAGGCAAGGGAATGCTTGCCTTGGGGATATGGGCATTGTTACCCCTTGTAATAATGTTGGTGAGGTCACTGAGTATGAGACGTCTGGATATCGGTGGCTGGCTCCAGAG ATCATTGCAGGAGATCCTGAAACCGTTGCTGAGACCTGGATGAGCAACATTTACAGCTACGGAATGGTGCTCTGGGAGATGGTCACCGGAGAGGAGGCGTACTCCACATACTCACCGGTGCAAGCAGCGGTGGGAATTGCCGCCTGCGGGCTGAGGCCAGAGATCCCAAGAGACTGTCCTCATTTCTTGAGGTCACTGATGAACAGGTGTTGGGAGAATTCCCCTCTGAAGCGCCCTCAGTTTTCCGAGATCATATCCATCCTACAAAGGCAGAATGTCAGAtag
- the LOC133914371 gene encoding myb-related protein Zm38-like: MRRPPCCDKANVKKGPWTPEEDAKLLAFTSTHGTGNWTTVPQRAGLKRCGKSCRLRYTNYLRPNLKHENFTQEEEELIVTLHAMLGSRWSLIANQLPGRTDNDVKNYWNTKLSKKLRQRGIDPITHRPIADLMHSIGALAIRPPQPPPNASSYLHAPNPAAPALPLVHDAAFHAAGMQPPQVAIARVDADAPSPDHGQQLRWSDFLADDAAAEAQQVLVQYHEGAAATGGGSAQAGSSSTGGGGRVCGDSVIGDDGGGDDDGAAAFIDAILDCDKETGVDQLIAELLADPAYYAGSSPSSSEMGWGC, translated from the exons ATGAGGAGGCCGCCGTGCTGCGACAAGGCGAACGTGAAGAAGGGGCCGTGGACGCCGGAGGAGGACGCCAAGCTGCTGGCCTTCACCTCCACCCATGGCACCGGCAACTGGACCACCGTCCCCCAGAGGGCAG GGCTGAAGAGATGCGGCAAGAGCTGCAGGCTGAGGTACACCAACTACCTGCGGCCCAACTTGAAGCACGAGAACTtcacccaggaggaggaggagctcatcgTCACCCTCCATGCCATGCTCGGAAGCAG GTGGTCTCTGATCGCGAACCAGCTGCCGGGGCGGACGGACAACGACGTGAAGAACTACTGGAACACGAAGCTGAGCAAGAAGCTGCGGCAGCGCGGCATCGACCCCATCACCCACCGCCCCATCGCCGACCTCATGCACAGCATCGGCGCGCTCGCCATCCGCCCGCCGCAGCCTCCTCCCAACGCTTCCTCCTACCTCCACGCGCCGAACCCGGCAGCGCCGGCGCTGCCGCTCGTCCACGACGCCGCGTTCCACGCGGCCGGCATGCAGCCGCCACAGGTCGCCATCGCGCGCGTCGACGCGGACGCGCCGTCTCCGGACCACGGCCAGCAGCTCAGGTGGAGCGACTTCCTCGCCGACGACGCCGCAGCCGAGGCGCAGCAGGTTCTTGTCCAGTACCACGAGGGCGCGGCTGccaccggcggcggcagcgcacAGGCTGGGAGCAGTAGTACCGGTGGCGGTGGCCGCGTGTGCGGTGACAGTGTCATTggtgacgacggcggcggcgacgacgacggcgcgGCGGCGTTCATCGACGCGATCCTGGACTGCGACAAGGAGACCGGGGTGGACCAGCTCATCGCCGAGCTGCTCGCCGACCCGGCCTACTACGCCGGCTCCTCCCCGTCTTCGTCGGAGATGGGCTGGGGCTGCTGA